A region of Allocoleopsis franciscana PCC 7113 DNA encodes the following proteins:
- a CDS encoding cytochrome c oxidase subunit 3 yields MQGSTIDAPDNILNSSVPPAVSEAHHEEHPDLRVFGLLTFLISESLMFGGFFATYLLLRGGAETWPPEGTEVELLVPTINTIILVSSSFVIHKGDVAIKKNDVSGLRLWYIVTAVMGAIFLAGQVYEYKTLGYGLATNVFSNCFYLMTGFHGLHVFVGLLLILGVLWRSRRDSHYSGSKHTGVEMAEIYWHFVDIIWIILFTLLYILSMF; encoded by the coding sequence ATGCAAGGTTCAACAATTGACGCACCAGATAATATTCTCAACAGCTCTGTTCCTCCAGCAGTGAGTGAAGCCCATCATGAAGAACACCCAGATTTACGGGTTTTTGGGCTGTTGACGTTTCTGATTTCTGAATCCCTGATGTTTGGGGGCTTTTTTGCGACTTATTTACTCTTAAGAGGTGGTGCAGAAACTTGGCCTCCTGAAGGTACAGAAGTCGAACTATTAGTACCTACAATTAACACCATCATTCTGGTTTCGAGTAGCTTTGTCATCCATAAGGGAGACGTTGCCATTAAAAAGAATGATGTTTCAGGACTACGGCTGTGGTACATCGTTACTGCCGTTATGGGAGCTATTTTCTTAGCGGGTCAGGTTTATGAGTACAAAACTCTGGGCTATGGTTTGGCTACGAATGTGTTTTCCAATTGTTTTTATTTGATGACAGGTTTCCACGGATTACACGTTTTTGTGGGGCTACTACTTATTTTAGGTGTGTTGTGGCGATCGCGCCGAGACAGTCACTATTCTGGCAGCAAGCACACGGGTGTGGAAATGGCAGAAATTTACTGGCATTTCGTAGACATTATTTGGATTATTCTGTTTACACTGCTGTACATTCTTTCCATGTTTTAA